The genomic DNA TATCTTCTCCATTAGTTTCCGTGACGTCTTGATAGAACTTAACAATGTCCATGACGGCTTGcatattttgttgttgttctcTTTTGGAAATACCACTAGAAGTCAACAGTTTTTCCCATTCTTCTGGTAGCCCTGTGTACTCACCAGTTTTAGAATCTACACCTACGTGGTGTATATGCTTGGCATTGTATGGGGTAGAGATTCTTAATGAGGTGGTTGTAgatgatgaggaagaaTTGTTAGATGACGAGGAGGCTCTTTTATCATCTTGAGAGTTCCTTTTAATATTCTGCACGAAGGACGAAAAAACGTCTTTCATTCTTAGTGTGCCACTGCTTGAGCcgcttttccttttttttgtagagAGAGAATAGTATGGCTTTTCGATCTGCTTTTTAGGAGGCGATGGGTTTTTCAACGTATTCTTTGGTGAATAATTATTCTTCACAGGTGTCAGTTTAGTTTTCAATTCAGGTTTGGACGGTTTGGCCTTTGGTTTATGTTGCTTGTGCTTAAGGTCCGCAAATGAATGAGAAGCTGAACTGATTTGCCTTGGAGTGGCCGTCAATGATGGTTTAGAAATGATGGGAGTGGATACTGGTGTAGCTCTTCGTATATCGGTCGAACTGTTATTCGAGTTGGCAGTGGAAGATGCAATCATCGGCTGGTGCCTTGAGGTGGTATTGTTTTCTATAGTTTCCGTGGAATCTGTCAGCGACAGTTTTGATATGAGAGTGTCATTAAACTGGTGGTCTGATTCGGACGCATTTATGGTGGAGAATGTGTTATCGGCAGAATAGTTCGAGGTCATGTTATTGGTATTCACATTTGGGGTGACTTGATCCAGAGATTTAGCTTCATCTTTGTGAGAATGTGTACTCATCGATGATGACATACCACTGATGACAGAGGAGGAAGATACACGTGTAAATTGGATGGGATCATCTAGTGAAACAACTACATTGTCGTCGTCCTGGCTTGTGTCCTCGATTTTGGCAGGATCCATAGATTTATATCCGTCAACTTCACTGGCGGCATTGCCGTCATTCTGTAAGGCATTGACGTTCAGAGTCCCCGTGGTCCTAGGCAATCGTAATCCGTCACCGCCGTTGTTATTGGACCCAGCAGCCTTGTCACTATTGCTGGCACCATTATCAAGAGTGTGCGTGCCTGGTAATGCCGCTATAGAAGGTGGATCATTgctcatttctttttgcttgtCGAGGGTTTTATAAAGTGGGCAGGAGAGGAGGCAGTGAAGGGAGTGGGTTGGTACCTCGCTTTGACTGTACGTACGTCCGTATGTATGTATTTATGTATGCGtaagtatatatgtatgtatgtattattattacgGAATTCCGAATACCTCTTTTCGGtttcgtatttttttcctttctggCCAGGTGACttctaaatttttcaccgcCAAAAGTGGCAAGAACGCTCAAATTCCCTCTCTTGTCCGAGGTTTCAGGCCTATGAGgcgaaaatttttcaatcgAGAGAAATCGTCGCTGTTCTGTTCGTACGCCGCGATACGGCACGTGACGCATGGCACGTGACATGCTACCCCATCACGTGCCTCCAGTACTGCAGCAGCCGCGCAGCCACGCTGGCTACAGGCGGTTCTGGGTAGAACTCGACCTTAGAGGGCAGATTTAGACACTGGCACAGCACCAGGCTGAGCAGTCGCAGTTGCCGTGGGCCGTCCTGGGTCGCGGTGAGGTCCCACAGGCCGTAAACGAGCACGTGCGAGTACCGCGGAGCACGTGCCTGCGCCTGCATCCGGGTGAGATACATGTAGAGGTACTTTACCCGCCCGAGAAACACAACGGCTACCCGCCCACGGCTGGCCACGTGACCTGCGATCGTCTTTGGGATCACGTGCTCCCGCAGCGCTCCAGATTCCACGTACTTCCTGGCGGCGTCTCCCAGGACTATCACCAGCACTTCTGCGTCTGACTGTTCCGGACCCCACTCCTCTGCCACCAGTTGCTGTAGTCGTTCTTCAAACCTCATCTTGCTGTCTGTTACCGCTGCTGCCGTGCACACATTTTCGACGTCGCACCTATATGCAATGCAATGCACAGCTACATAGatacatatacatacgCCTTACgtgctttgttttcttgtcaAAAGCCGTGCCGGGTCAGAAAGAGAGatagagagagagagagagagaaagaaaaaaaagaatgcgGAAAATGGGCCGAGAGCTAAACTTGCGTGTCGTATGTATGTGGCCTGGGCCTCTCTTGAAGAAAGAGTTCATTATCGTCTGATCTAGCGAGCGTACACTTCTCGAGGACCTCGATAACCGCGGCAGAACGACACGAAGACCAAGAAATAAGAATCGTTTCTTCCCTCATGCAGAGACACATTTGTGCGAGGAACCTAAGACGTCTCTCCTCCTTGAGGAGCCCTTGCCTATCTAGGAGATTCCAGTCTTCATCATCCGTTCCGGTCAACAATTCCAACAACGATGAGGTTCTGCTTTTGCAGCAGAAACAAATGTACGACGAAATCCGTGCAGAGTTAAAGTCCCTTTCGGAAATTcctgaagatgaaatgcTACCTGAACTGAAAAAGTCATTAGGGGAAGGCGAACTATCCGCCAAGGAACAACTATTGGAAAATGAGCTGAACGAGTTCTTCAAGAGTTWTGCTCAGTCGAACAAGCTGTTTGAAAACGCCACATCTGCTGGACAATCTTCGGCAGCAGTTGCAGCAGTCAATACCACAAGCAAGCCTTACCCTAATCTTATACCTTCCACCAACGACAAACCGTATACTTCTCAGGAACTTTTCTTGCGTCAATTCAGGCACTCTATGCATACCGCTAAATTAGGCTCCACCATATCGAAGGTGTACTTCCCCCACAAAGACATTTTCTACCCACCTCTTCCTGAAGCCATTACCGTCGAGAACTTGTTATCTGCTGGTGTCCACTTGGGCCAGTCCACCTCGCTTTGGAGGTCTTCCACGCAATCTTACGTATACGGCGAATATAAGGGCGTCCATATAATAGATCTGAACCAAACACTGTCTTGTTTGAAAAGAGCCGCCAAGGTTGTGGAGGGCGTTTCGGAATCTGGCGGGATCATCTTGTTCCTGGGAACAAGGAAGGGACAGAAAAGAGGCTTGGAGGAAGCCGCCAAGAAAACGCATGGCTATTATGTCTCCACAAGATGGATCCCGGGCACTTTGACTAACTCTACAGAAATTTCGGGTATTTGGGAAAAGCAGGAAATCGACTCTCATGACACACCCACACAAAGAGAACTATCTCCAAACGAAACATCGAAACAGGTCAAGCCCGACTTGCTAGTCGTGCTCAACCCTACAGAAAACAGAAACGCTCTGCTGGAGGCCATCAAATCAAGAGTTCCCACCGTTGCAATCATCGATACGGACTCCGAACCCTCCCTGGTCACTTATCCTATCCCAGGTAATGATGACTCTTTGAGGTCCGTCAACCTTTTACTAGGTGTTCTGGCTAGAGCTGGCCAGAGAGGCTTACAAAACCGGTTGGCACAAAATAACAAGAATTAGCCGCATTTCCTTCTTTCGATTCATAGTCGTGAACCTGTACATATATCCATATATCCATATATCCTTAcacttatatatataaaaccATCCGAAGGAGTTGAACAGCGCATATTTTCATAgctattattttgtttgcttGGGTCTATCCCTTTTATACATGATAATATGTTTTAGATACTACTTACTTACCTTctgaaaacaagaagaaattgagaaaACATGCTTCTATTCATGCTTTTCCTTGGATTCCTCCTTTCCGTCGCTCCCGGCGGAGTCACTTTCACttctttcatctttttgAATGCCTTGCCATATCAATCTATGCAAGATTCTGAGAATTAAAAACAGCCAATACAAATTAACTAATTGTAAAGCTCCGATTAGCACCAATATGATCGGCAACGAAATCCAACATTTGTATTGTTGCGTGGCGTAATTTAACACATAACTTCCCTCATGACGGAATTCCGTCATGACAGACCATAGTATCTTTATATTCACAAAATGACGTAGATAAATCCAGAAAGACACGAACAAACCGAAAACAACAGGGGTGAACATGGAATTTAAGTAGTTTAGTACTTTAGacaaagaaaggaaaaaatccGAAACATCCATGGTGATATAAATTGGTAACCCCATTTTGGTAAAATGGAAAACATACGATGACCAAATTAATAACAGCGTCACAATATGGTGGAAAACTAATTCCTTGTAATCCTTTCTTGGCTTTTCCAATTGTAAAACAAGGACACAGGCTTGTTGTGCCCAAAACGCTGCTTGTCCTAAGTAAAAcactttgaacaaaaatggattGGTTATATCAGGATACGTTCTGTACATTGGAAGTGTCTTGAACAGCCACAAATCACTATGATACATGATATAAAGGCCAAAGGGACCTGAGATACCATAATAGAAAATGGCATACATTTGTTCCATCATACGTTTTTGACGATGCTCAGAGTCGAccttcaagaaaatcgTAAATGGTCGAATGACAACATCCATCAAGAATTCACGCAAAaaggtgaagaaaatcatGTAGAAAAACACAAAACACAAATCCTTTATACCTTTTCCATATGAATCAGTATCACCAACCTGATAAGATGCGGCTACGAACATATGCAATGGGTTTGTTTCTGTTCTATTCCCGGATGAAAAGTATGCACTATATGCGCATACGAGTACGAGAAAGGGTGATAACCAACTATGACGATAGTTTATTTCTCTATATGAGAACCAAACCTTCCACAGAAGATCACTGTCTTTCTTAGAGTCCCCAGTTAATGCCTGCATTCTCTTCTTAGCCTCATTCTTGGACGCCGTAGTCTCATGCATAGCGGCAAACCCAGGCACTGTATCACCCAGATCAATCTTCCCTACAGAAGAGGTAcgtcttcttgttctcgCATTGACAACTAATCTATCGATAGATTTGTCTGTAGCTGGTTCCATGCTGTTAGCTTGTTTAATTATGCTTGTTTCTAGGGTCTACTCTCAGCGTTATCAGATATGTCTGGCTACTATTTGTAATGAAATAAGACTCAATCAGGCTAGTCAATTGAGGCAATTCTATTTTCTGTAATCGGTCAGAAAGTTCTAACCTGTTTATGCAGACCCGGGGTTTCCCTACTTCGTCAAGTGATAGCGCGTAAACAGTTGATGTGGCAGTTTGCATTCTGCTAATtataaaaagtaaaagattttttttttcgcttttTCGTACCCCTGTGCTGCTCTCGCCCTGAAAGGTTCTTGAAGATGACGTACTTGCCAGGCATAAACGGACCTGAGAGCAGCTTTAGAAGTGACGCTTACCTATTTACACTCTACTGTAAACGTCTAATTCGAAGATAGAAGCATCCTTTACAGATACACCTAGGATATCTACCCATAAAGGGAGGCTTAGTCGCTTTTGGTCGGAATCGATCGACCGCAATGGCAGTAGCAGTCGCAGAACAACGGCGAGTCGTAAAGGCACTTTAGTAATCATGTTTggaataatatatataatcgCCTATTCCCAGGACACCTCTACGTAATTATATACATTATTATACATAAAGCCCCACGACAATCGTTTGTAGTGATTTATCGAAGAAATTTGAATCACATAACAGAATAGCTAAAGAGCTTTAACGACTTAACTATAGGGGCCACATTAGACAGCGCGAAAGTTTATCATAGTAAGCCTTCAGTCAAGATGTCATCATCCATGACAGAAATGAGAAATGCCGTATTGAGGGCGACAGATCCTAAATTAAGAACTGATAACTGGCAGTATATTCTAGATGTTTGTGATTTGGTTAAAGAGGATCCTGAAGATAATGGGCAGGAGGTCATGGATCTTATAGAGAAGAGGCTGGAACAACAGGATGCCAACGTAATTTTAAGGACGCTCTCTTTGATCGTTTCACTCGCAGAAAATTGTGGTTCCCGCTTGAGACAGGATATTAgttcaaaacattttaCTTCATTGATATTTGCGCTCATCGAAAGCCATTCGGTGCATATTACCCTAAAGAAAGCAGTAGCTGATATGGTCAAGCAGCTGTCTgactctttcaaagatgatCCGTCATTGCGTGCTATGGACGATTTGTATGACAAAATTAAGAGAAAGGCACCTTACTTGGTAAAACAACCCAATGTGCCAGAAAAGCGTAACATGGGCACCTCAACTGACAGTTCAGACGACGAGGAATTACAAAAAGCGATGAAAATGTCTTTGTTCGAATACgaaaagcagaaaaaactacaagaacaagaaaaagaaagagtttGCGAGCCTCcgcagcaacagcagcagcaacagcagcaacaacagcataATCAGCATAACCAGACTTCTGCAGCATTAGGGCAGACTGTTGTGAGAAGAGTTCGAGCCATGTATGACTTGTCCACTAACGAACCTGATGAATTATCATTTCGAAAGGGTGACGTCATCACAGTACTGGAACAAGTATATAGAGATTGGTGGAAGGGAGCTCTTCGAGGAAGGATGGGTATATTCCCTTTAAACTATGTAACGCCAATTGCTGAGCCATCGAAAGAggaaacagaaaatgagAGAAATAGAGAGGCAATGATATTTTCCCAAAAAAGTACTGTAGATCAACTACATAATTCTCTAAACACTGCATCTAAAACGGGAAGCTCAAATGAAGTACTACAGGATCCTCATATTGGCGATATGTACGGTTCAATAACGCCTTTAAGACCGCAAGTTACAAGAATGTTGGGTAAGTATGCGAAGGAGAAAGAGGACATGCTCTCCTTACGTCAAGTACTCGCAAACGCGGAACACACATATAATGAGCTAATGGACCGCGCAGCAAACGTTTATATCCCACCCCCAGCAGCAGCGGTTGCAGCTCCTTACTCCGGAATGCCCAACACTAATGTCGCTCCGGCAATGCCACCTCAGAGGAAAAGTTATCCAAACCCTGATTATGCATCGTACTCCTCGAATCAACATACACATAATTCTGTGAATAGTAAGCCCGACGTTCCGCAGTATGGTTATGACAATGGATACTCAATTACTAGTCAACCACCACCCGGTTATGAGCAATAGTTCCTAAATTTTATACTGCCCTCCATACCAAAATATATACCTGAGCAGGCTCTTGCTTAATTTCTCAGATTCAGCTTAATTAAAGTTTGGGAGACTTTATTGCGCCCAtacctttttattttctacaCCACAGCACGCAACctatatctattttttttcttggaatttcTTCAAGCATTCACCGAGCGCTCCTCTAAATTTCAGTTTTCGTACTCTTCGCTAAAGGGTTTCGATAATATCTTAAGTCAATAGTGTAAAAAAGAGGTAATAGGCATCAACTAGTATAAGCTATCTTGAAAGcctttaaaaaagaaacgcaCAAATCACCCAAAAATGTCCACTGATTCTATTGTTAAAGCTTCCAACTGGAGATTAGTCGAAGTCGGCCGTGTCGTTTTGATCAACAAAGGTCAATCCGCAGGCA from Saccharomyces eubayanus strain FM1318 chromosome VIII, whole genome shotgun sequence includes the following:
- the MRP4 gene encoding mitochondrial 37S ribosomal protein uS2m — encoded protein: MQRHICARNLRRLSSLRSPCLSRRFQSSSSVPVNNSNNDEVLLLQQKQMYDEIRAELKSLSEIPEDEMLPELKKSLGEGELSAKEQLLENELNEFFKSXAQSNKLFENATSAGQSSAAVAAVNTTSKPYPNLIPSTNDKPYTSQELFLRQFRHSMHTAKLGSTISKVYFPHKDIFYPPLPEAITVENLLSAGVHLGQSTSLWRSSTQSYVYGEYKGVHIIDLNQTLSCLKRAAKVVEGVSESGGIILFLGTRKGQKRGLEEAAKKTHGYYVSTRWIPGTLTNSTEISGIWEKQEIDSHDTPTQRELSPNETSKQVKPDLLVVLNPTENRNALLEAIKSRVPTVAIIDTDSEPSLVTYPIPGNDDSLRSVNLLLGVLARAGQRGLQNRLAQNNKN
- the SHU1 gene encoding Shu1p, whose translation is MRFEERLQQLVAEEWGPEQSDAEVLVIVLGDAARKYVESGALREHVIPKTIAGHVASRGRVAVVFLGRVKYLYMYLTRMQAQARAPRYSHVLVYGLWDLTATQDGPRQLRLLSLVLCQCLNLPSKVEFYPEPPVASVAARLLQYWRHVMG
- the HSE1 gene encoding ESCRT-0 subunit protein HSE1 is translated as MSSSMTEMRNAVLRATDPKLRTDNWQYILDVCDLVKEDPEDNGQEVMDLIEKRLEQQDANVILRTLSLIVSLAENCGSRLRQDISSKHFTSLIFALIESHSVHITLKKAVADMVKQLSDSFKDDPSLRAMDDLYDKIKRKAPYLVKQPNVPEKRNMGTSTDSSDDEELQKAMKMSLFEYEKQKKLQEQEKERVCEPPQQQQQQQQQQQHNQHNQTSAALGQTVVRRVRAMYDLSTNEPDELSFRKGDVITVLEQVYRDWWKGALRGRMGIFPLNYVTPIAEPSKEETENERNREAMIFSQKSTVDQLHNSLNTASKTGSSNEVLQDPHIGDMYGSITPLRPQVTRMLGKYAKEKEDMLSLRQVLANAEHTYNELMDRAANVYIPPPAAAVAAPYSGMPNTNVAPAMPPQRKSYPNPDYASYSSNQHTHNSVNSKPDVPQYGYDNGYSITSQPPPGYEQ
- the LAG1 gene encoding sphingosine N-acyltransferase LAG1, producing the protein MEPATDKSIDRLVVNARTRRRTSSVGKIDLGDTVPGFAAMHETTASKNEAKKRMQALTGDSKKDSDLLWKVWFSYREINYRHSWLSPFLVLVCAYSAYFSSGNRTETNPLHMFVAASYQVGDTDSYGKGIKDLCFVFFYMIFFTFLREFLMDVVIRPFTIFLKVDSEHRQKRMMEQMYAIFYYGISGPFGLYIMYHSDLWLFKTLPMYRTYPDITNPFLFKVFYLGQAAFWAQQACVLVLQLEKPRKDYKELVFHHIVTLLLIWSSYVFHFTKMGLPIYITMDVSDFFLSLSKVLNYLNSMFTPVVFGLFVSFWIYLRHFVNIKILWSVMTEFRHEGSYVLNYATQQYKCWISLPIILVLIGALQLVNLYWLFLILRILHRLIWQGIQKDERSESDSAGSDGKEESKEKHE